The proteins below are encoded in one region of Marinobacter sp. F4206:
- a CDS encoding cold shock domain-containing protein, with protein MPRGKVKWFNNAKGYGFIIEDGCSDDLFAHFSSVQMDGYKTLKAGQTVTFDKKPSDKGVHAINIVPDEQPQKQSQDSSGSSAEKKSGSDDSGRGDYPPRAANA; from the coding sequence ATGCCAAGAGGCAAGGTCAAGTGGTTCAACAATGCCAAAGGGTACGGTTTCATTATTGAGGATGGCTGCAGCGATGACCTGTTTGCCCACTTTTCGTCGGTACAGATGGACGGTTACAAGACACTGAAAGCCGGCCAGACCGTAACCTTTGACAAAAAACCCAGCGATAAGGGCGTTCACGCAATCAACATTGTTCCGGACGAACAGCCCCAAAAACAGTCTCAGGATAGCTCTGGATCGTCGGCCGAGAAAAAATCGGGTTCGGACGATTCCGGCCGGGGCGACTACCCGCCCCGAGCAGCGAATGCCTGA
- a CDS encoding pseudouridine synthase, translating into MADLILFNKPFRVLSQFTDDRKDPSKPVRATLADWISVPGIYPAGRLDYDSEGLLLLTGDGALQHRIASPSRKMPKTYWVQVEGLITDAALAQLERGVSLKDGNTAPAKAARLDEPSVWGRTPPVRHRDSVPTSWLELTITEGRNRQVRRMTAAVGFPTLRLIRYRVGDWTLNGLNPGEFRTVAVHVPAPRPRRKPTTARKSGKPTRSAKKR; encoded by the coding sequence ATGGCCGATCTGATTCTTTTCAATAAACCGTTTCGAGTTCTGAGCCAGTTCACAGATGACCGCAAGGATCCGTCCAAGCCAGTCCGGGCAACCCTGGCAGATTGGATCTCGGTGCCCGGCATCTATCCGGCGGGCAGGCTTGATTACGATTCGGAGGGACTTCTGCTGCTAACGGGCGACGGCGCGCTCCAGCATCGAATTGCTTCGCCGTCGCGGAAAATGCCCAAGACCTACTGGGTACAGGTGGAAGGCCTGATTACCGACGCCGCGCTGGCCCAGTTGGAGCGCGGCGTCAGCCTCAAGGACGGCAACACCGCGCCCGCCAAAGCCGCCAGACTGGACGAGCCCTCAGTCTGGGGAAGAACCCCGCCGGTTCGGCATCGGGACTCCGTGCCGACCAGCTGGCTGGAACTCACAATCACCGAAGGCCGAAATCGGCAAGTCCGCCGCATGACGGCTGCCGTCGGCTTTCCAACACTCAGACTCATCCGCTACCGTGTGGGAGACTGGACCCTGAACGGTTTGAATCCCGGCGAATTCCGAACTGTCGCGGTACACGTTCCCGCGCCCAGGCCTCGCCGGAAGCCCACGACGGCCAGAAAGTCAGGCAAGCCAACAAGGAGCGCCAAAAAACGATGA
- a CDS encoding cupin domain-containing protein, whose protein sequence is MDMLGGLTASEFLRDYWQKKPLVIRQAFPDLESPVSPDELAGLACEEAVESRIVIENDDGKPWQLHNGPFTPERFSQLPEQDWTLLVQGLDHWVPEIADLLENFRFVPNWRLDDIMASFAPKGGSVGPHYDQYDVFLLQAQGNRRWTFGGHCDHTSPRVEGTPLRILSSWDGEETVTLAPGDMLYLPPGIGHHGIAENDCITLSVGFRAPTVDDLLTGFTDFLCSQSDASDHLNDPELQVQDNPGTIQPAVIDKLDAVLREKLGDRRQLSLWFGQYATAPKSMDIVVPAEEPASTEEFAGAIRSGEQLRWNEGSRFAYYDFDDETALFVDGEQYLLKGDARPMAALLCAGARVDSARLSRFADDEALLGLLCTLYNQGSVYFE, encoded by the coding sequence ATGGACATGCTTGGCGGACTGACAGCCTCCGAATTTCTGCGGGATTACTGGCAGAAGAAACCGCTGGTTATCCGCCAGGCTTTTCCAGACCTGGAATCTCCGGTCAGTCCGGACGAGCTCGCCGGCCTCGCCTGCGAGGAAGCCGTCGAGTCCCGGATCGTTATCGAAAACGACGACGGCAAACCCTGGCAGCTGCACAACGGCCCGTTTACGCCCGAACGTTTCAGCCAATTACCGGAACAGGACTGGACCTTGCTGGTTCAGGGCCTTGACCACTGGGTTCCGGAGATCGCCGACCTGCTGGAAAACTTCCGCTTCGTGCCCAACTGGCGACTGGATGACATCATGGCCAGCTTCGCGCCGAAAGGCGGCAGCGTGGGCCCCCACTACGACCAATACGATGTTTTTTTGCTCCAGGCCCAGGGCAACCGTCGCTGGACCTTCGGTGGACACTGCGATCATACGTCGCCCCGCGTCGAAGGCACCCCACTGCGCATTCTGAGCAGTTGGGATGGCGAAGAGACGGTCACCCTGGCCCCGGGCGACATGCTGTACCTGCCCCCGGGAATCGGACACCATGGCATTGCCGAGAACGACTGTATTACGCTGTCGGTGGGCTTTCGGGCTCCGACCGTCGACGACCTTCTGACGGGCTTCACCGATTTCCTCTGCAGCCAGTCTGATGCCTCTGACCATCTCAATGATCCGGAACTTCAGGTTCAGGACAATCCCGGCACCATACAACCGGCGGTGATCGACAAACTGGACGCCGTATTGCGTGAAAAACTCGGCGATCGACGCCAGCTTTCCCTCTGGTTCGGCCAGTACGCCACCGCTCCCAAGAGCATGGATATTGTCGTGCCCGCCGAGGAACCGGCGTCGACCGAGGAATTTGCCGGGGCCATCCGATCCGGCGAGCAGCTTCGGTGGAACGAAGGCTCCCGCTTCGCCTACTACGATTTCGATGATGAAACCGCCTTGTTCGTGGATGGTGAACAGTACCTGCTGAAAGGTGACGCCCGGCCGATGGCAGCGCTGTTGTGCGCCGGCGCGCGGGTTGATTCCGCCAGGCTGTCCCGGTTTGCCGACGACGAGGCACTGCTGGGATTGCTCTGCACCTTGTATAATCAGGGCTCGGTCTACTTCGAATAG
- the clpA gene encoding ATP-dependent Clp protease ATP-binding subunit ClpA, producing the protein MLSKDLEITLNTAFKNARDKRHEFMTVEHLLLALLDNESAVGVLKACGADLERLQEELVEFVDSTTPLIPSNDSERETQPTLGFQRVLQRAVFHVQSSGKKEVTGANVLVAIFSEQESQAVYVLKKQSIARIDVVNFVSHGISRVQGAEDQEGHDQAAPDEAGEEGGHSKPLESYATNLNEQARQGRIDPLIGREHEVERVVQILVRRRKNNPLLVGEAGVGKTAIAEGLAKRIVDGQVPEIISDAVVYSLDLGALLAGTKYRGDFEKRLKGLLAELKKEKHAILFIDEIHTIIGAGSASGGVMDASNLLKPMLGSGEIRCIGSTTFQEFRGIFEKDSALARRFQKIDVNEPSVEDTYQILKGLKPNFEKHHDLKYTDKALRVAAELADRYITDRHLPDKAIDVIDEAGARQRLQPENKRKKAIDVSDIEDVVANIARIPPKNVSTSDKDLLRNLERDLKMVVFGQDPAIESLSTAIKLARAGLKAPEKPEGAFLFAGPTGVGKTEVTKQLAKVLGIELVRFDMSEYMERHTVSRLIGAPPGYVGYDQGGLLTEAVNKHPHCVLLLDEIEKAHPEVFNLLLQVMDHGTLTDNNGRKADFRHVILVMTTNAGAESMARRSIGFNEQDHSTDGMEIIGKTFTPEFRNRLDGIIQFADLQKSTITHVVDKFLTELQAQLDEKHVVLHVDEDAKVWLAEKGYDVTMGARPMSRLIQDKIKRPLAEQILFGRLSEKGGDVYIHLRDDDLVFDYEDEPAEAV; encoded by the coding sequence ATGCTGAGCAAAGATCTTGAAATTACGCTGAATACGGCCTTCAAAAATGCCCGGGACAAGCGTCATGAGTTTATGACGGTCGAGCATTTACTGTTGGCCCTGCTAGACAATGAGTCGGCGGTGGGTGTTCTGAAAGCCTGTGGAGCAGATCTCGAGCGGCTTCAGGAAGAGCTCGTGGAGTTTGTCGATTCCACCACGCCGTTGATTCCCAGTAACGACAGTGAGCGGGAGACTCAGCCGACCCTGGGTTTCCAGCGTGTGCTGCAGAGGGCGGTTTTCCATGTCCAGTCCTCGGGCAAGAAAGAAGTGACCGGGGCGAATGTCCTGGTTGCGATCTTCAGTGAGCAGGAGAGTCAGGCGGTTTATGTTCTGAAAAAACAGAGCATTGCGCGCATTGATGTCGTCAACTTCGTCTCCCATGGAATTTCCCGGGTTCAGGGTGCTGAAGATCAGGAAGGTCATGATCAGGCAGCTCCCGATGAAGCAGGCGAAGAGGGTGGGCATTCCAAGCCACTGGAGAGCTACGCGACCAATCTGAATGAACAGGCCCGTCAGGGCCGGATCGATCCCCTGATCGGCCGGGAGCACGAGGTTGAACGGGTTGTTCAGATCCTGGTGCGTCGGCGCAAGAACAATCCATTGCTGGTTGGCGAGGCGGGCGTCGGCAAGACCGCAATCGCCGAAGGCCTGGCGAAGCGTATCGTGGATGGCCAGGTTCCTGAAATCATATCGGACGCGGTGGTGTATTCGCTCGATCTGGGAGCGCTGCTGGCGGGAACCAAGTACCGCGGTGACTTCGAGAAGCGGCTCAAGGGCTTGCTGGCGGAGCTGAAGAAAGAAAAGCACGCCATTCTCTTCATTGACGAGATTCATACCATCATCGGCGCCGGGTCCGCGTCCGGCGGTGTCATGGATGCGTCCAACCTGTTGAAACCCATGCTTGGTTCGGGCGAGATCCGCTGCATTGGTTCCACCACCTTCCAGGAATTCCGCGGAATTTTCGAGAAGGACAGTGCGTTGGCGCGTCGCTTCCAGAAGATCGATGTCAATGAACCAAGCGTTGAGGATACCTACCAGATTCTGAAGGGCCTCAAGCCGAACTTCGAGAAACATCACGACCTGAAATATACCGACAAGGCACTGCGCGTGGCTGCCGAACTGGCAGATCGTTATATCACCGATCGTCATTTGCCGGACAAGGCCATTGACGTGATCGATGAAGCCGGGGCCCGGCAGCGTCTCCAGCCGGAAAATAAGCGGAAAAAGGCGATTGATGTGTCTGACATCGAGGATGTCGTTGCCAACATCGCCCGCATTCCGCCCAAGAATGTCTCCACCAGTGACAAGGACCTGCTGCGCAATCTGGAGCGGGATCTCAAGATGGTGGTCTTCGGTCAGGACCCCGCCATCGAGTCGCTGTCCACGGCAATCAAACTGGCCAGAGCCGGTTTGAAGGCCCCGGAAAAGCCGGAAGGCGCATTCCTGTTTGCCGGTCCTACCGGCGTGGGCAAGACCGAGGTGACCAAACAGTTGGCCAAGGTTCTGGGTATCGAGCTGGTCCGCTTTGACATGTCCGAGTACATGGAGCGGCATACCGTGTCCCGCCTGATCGGTGCACCTCCGGGTTATGTGGGGTATGACCAGGGCGGCCTGCTGACCGAAGCGGTCAACAAGCACCCGCATTGCGTGTTGCTTCTGGACGAGATCGAAAAAGCCCATCCGGAAGTGTTCAACCTGCTGTTGCAGGTAATGGACCACGGTACGCTGACCGACAACAACGGTCGCAAGGCCGACTTCCGTCACGTGATCCTTGTGATGACCACCAACGCCGGTGCCGAAAGCATGGCCCGCCGCTCAATTGGCTTCAACGAGCAGGACCACAGCACGGATGGCATGGAAATCATCGGCAAGACGTTCACCCCGGAATTCCGGAACCGTCTCGATGGCATTATCCAGTTTGCCGATCTGCAGAAGAGCACCATCACTCACGTGGTCGACAAGTTCCTCACCGAGTTGCAGGCGCAACTCGACGAGAAACATGTTGTCCTTCATGTGGACGAGGATGCCAAGGTCTGGCTGGCTGAAAAGGGCTACGATGTCACCATGGGTGCGCGCCCGATGTCGCGCCTGATCCAGGATAAGATCAAGCGTCCGCTGGCGGAACAGATCTTGTTCGGGCGGCTGTCCGAGAAGGGCGGGGATGTCTACATCCACCTGCGTGATGACGACCTGGTGTTTGATTACGAGGATGAGCCCGCGGAAGCGGTCTAG
- the hflD gene encoding high frequency lysogenization protein HflD gives MSRTLNDQTLALAGVFQAANLVQQIAHNGQCTEASLETCIRSLFATDPASTLDVYGGDLADIREGLVTLSSVLSEQSKQQDIEVLRYVLNLIHLESKLNRRPDMLDVIGSRIDQARHTASHFGYTHGNLISNLASIYADTISTFRLRIQVSGNPTVLQQEENAARVRALLLAGIRSAVLWRQTGGRRWQLIFARKKVIRHARELAEQANRPL, from the coding sequence ATGAGCCGTACCCTAAACGATCAAACCCTCGCACTGGCAGGTGTGTTCCAGGCCGCCAACCTGGTCCAGCAGATCGCCCATAACGGCCAATGCACGGAGGCCAGCCTGGAAACCTGCATCCGCTCCCTGTTTGCAACGGACCCGGCATCAACCCTGGACGTGTACGGTGGTGATCTGGCGGATATCCGCGAGGGCCTGGTCACGCTCTCGTCGGTCCTGAGCGAGCAGAGCAAACAGCAGGACATTGAAGTCTTGCGTTACGTACTGAATCTGATCCACCTTGAGTCAAAGCTCAACCGTCGACCGGATATGCTGGACGTGATTGGCAGCCGAATCGATCAGGCCCGGCACACGGCCAGTCATTTTGGCTACACGCACGGCAACCTGATCAGCAATCTTGCTTCAATCTATGCAGACACCATCAGCACCTTCCGCCTGAGAATCCAGGTCAGCGGCAACCCCACTGTGCTGCAGCAGGAGGAGAACGCCGCGAGGGTTCGCGCCCTGCTCCTTGCGGGCATTCGTTCAGCAGTACTCTGGCGCCAGACCGGTGGCCGGCGGTGGCAGTTGATCTTCGCCCGCAAAAAAGTCATCCGGCACGCCCGGGAACTCGCAGAGCAAGCCAATCGGCCCCTGTAA
- the infA gene encoding translation initiation factor IF-1, which produces MAKSDVIEMEGVIIDTLPNTMFRVELSNGHVVTAHISGKMRKNYIRILTGDKVKVELTPYDLSKGRIVYRAR; this is translated from the coding sequence ATGGCGAAATCAGATGTCATTGAAATGGAAGGCGTTATCATCGACACCCTTCCAAATACCATGTTCCGTGTTGAACTCAGCAACGGCCACGTGGTGACTGCTCATATTTCCGGAAAGATGCGCAAGAACTACATCCGTATTCTGACCGGAGACAAGGTCAAGGTTGAGCTGACTCCCTATGACCTGAGCAAGGGCCGCATTGTGTACCGCGCCCGTTAA
- a CDS encoding GNAT family N-acetyltransferase, which translates to MRVKFRKYSWQLAPGHIRDIRQRVFIDEQKVPPELEWDDTDEIADHFLAVLPDNTPVGVARLFSTLGETGHIGRMAILPGFRGRGIGEALLHHLISEAAGNYDELRLSAQEHAIPFYQRSGFHVCSRPYDDAGIPHVDMRCLSPALVVDAIEKRTAPMLLGEDAETWLFSGEHQMVSLMDSVVGQAGQRLWLYDRLLDHDLYDRHRFRELISALARRHRLSEIRLLIHDDKPLVKRRHQLVELMRRLPSRIELRLVNDDYPIEDQPFLLADRSGVLYRHDFYKPEGFAKFADGGRVKLLSESFQRMWDAGRSSLELRELPL; encoded by the coding sequence ATGAGAGTGAAATTCAGGAAGTACAGCTGGCAACTGGCTCCGGGTCATATCCGCGACATCCGTCAACGGGTCTTCATTGACGAACAGAAAGTGCCACCCGAGCTGGAATGGGACGACACTGATGAGATTGCCGATCATTTTCTCGCCGTGTTGCCAGACAACACGCCGGTGGGCGTGGCAAGACTCTTCTCAACGCTCGGTGAAACCGGACATATCGGTCGCATGGCGATTCTCCCCGGCTTCCGCGGGAGAGGCATTGGCGAAGCACTCCTGCACCACCTGATTTCCGAGGCCGCTGGGAATTATGACGAGCTGAGGCTCTCGGCTCAGGAACATGCCATTCCTTTCTACCAGCGCTCCGGATTCCACGTCTGCTCTAGGCCGTATGACGATGCCGGGATTCCTCACGTCGATATGCGCTGCCTGTCCCCGGCACTGGTTGTCGATGCCATCGAAAAGCGCACCGCCCCAATGCTCCTTGGTGAAGACGCAGAAACATGGCTGTTCTCCGGCGAACACCAAATGGTCAGCCTGATGGATTCGGTTGTGGGCCAGGCCGGACAACGACTCTGGCTCTACGACCGATTGCTGGATCATGATCTGTACGACCGCCACCGTTTCCGGGAATTGATCTCCGCCCTCGCCCGACGGCACCGACTCAGTGAAATCCGGCTACTGATTCATGATGACAAGCCGCTGGTCAAACGCCGACATCAGCTGGTTGAGTTAATGCGTCGGCTGCCGAGCCGGATCGAGCTGCGGCTCGTGAACGACGATTACCCGATTGAGGACCAGCCGTTCCTTCTGGCGGACCGCTCCGGAGTACTCTACCGCCACGACTTCTACAAACCCGAAGGGTTTGCAAAATTTGCCGACGGCGGCCGTGTAAAACTGCTTTCGGAGAGCTTCCAGCGCATGTGGGATGCCGGTCGAAGCTCCCTGGAGCTAAGGGAATTACCGCTCTGA
- a CDS encoding NUDIX hydrolase, whose amino-acid sequence MTWTPHATVAVIVEDQQGRYLVVEEHSSGRIVFNQPAGHVEEGEAILDAVRRETLEETGWRVEPEHFLGVYTYKAPANGVTYYRFCYSARALEHVTDELDTGIIAAHWMHLEDIRQLGDKLRSPLVLECIEDYRNGRRFPLDVVVDAQT is encoded by the coding sequence ATGACCTGGACCCCTCACGCCACCGTTGCCGTTATCGTAGAAGACCAGCAAGGCCGCTACCTCGTTGTCGAGGAACATAGTAGCGGTCGCATCGTCTTCAACCAGCCCGCAGGCCATGTTGAAGAGGGTGAAGCCATTCTCGACGCCGTCAGACGGGAGACCCTGGAAGAGACCGGCTGGCGCGTTGAACCGGAACACTTTCTCGGTGTTTACACCTACAAGGCGCCAGCCAATGGTGTTACCTACTACAGATTCTGTTACTCCGCCCGCGCCCTGGAACACGTCACAGACGAGCTCGACACCGGCATTATTGCCGCACACTGGATGCATCTGGAAGACATACGCCAGTTGGGGGACAAATTACGAAGCCCCCTGGTCCTGGAGTGCATAGAAGATTACCGAAACGGTCGTCGCTTTCCTCTGGATGTCGTTGTGGATGCGCAGACGTAA
- a CDS encoding arginyltransferase, with translation MSNLRTLVFFATPPHDCSYLPDREATTMFVDPRAHIDKKLYSQLTALGFRRSGSHYYRPHCESCNACIPVRLRVDDFEPDRNQKRVLRKNRDLEFNLVPASFSEQYYRLYAEYIEERHKDGDMYPPSREQFTSFLVDGATDSWFLEIRLESELVGLAAIDLLDDGLSAIYTVFKPALEHRSLGTYAILWQIDEAKRRALPHLYLGYWIRECRKMNYKTRFTPIEALRDGHWRTIDLN, from the coding sequence ATGAGCAATCTGAGAACATTGGTGTTCTTCGCAACCCCACCTCATGACTGCAGTTACCTCCCGGACCGTGAAGCGACCACCATGTTTGTCGACCCCAGGGCCCACATCGACAAAAAGCTGTATAGCCAGCTAACCGCGCTGGGCTTTCGGCGAAGCGGCTCCCATTACTATCGACCCCATTGTGAAAGCTGCAATGCCTGCATTCCAGTCAGACTGAGGGTGGATGATTTTGAGCCTGACAGAAATCAGAAGCGCGTGCTCCGGAAAAATCGCGACCTCGAATTCAATTTGGTCCCGGCCAGTTTCAGCGAGCAGTATTACCGGCTTTATGCGGAATACATTGAGGAGCGTCACAAGGACGGAGACATGTATCCGCCGTCCAGGGAACAGTTCACCTCCTTCCTGGTGGATGGTGCTACGGATTCCTGGTTTCTGGAAATCCGGCTGGAGAGCGAGCTGGTCGGCCTTGCCGCCATCGATCTGCTCGACGACGGCCTGTCCGCCATCTATACCGTGTTCAAGCCGGCACTCGAACACCGCAGCCTCGGCACTTACGCCATTCTCTGGCAGATAGACGAAGCAAAGCGGAGGGCACTGCCCCACTTGTATCTGGGCTACTGGATTCGGGAATGTCGCAAGATGAACTACAAAACCCGCTTCACGCCGATTGAAGCGCTGCGGGATGGGCACTGGCGAACCATCGATTTGAACTGA
- the mnmA gene encoding tRNA 2-thiouridine(34) synthase MnmA — MEVFMTHATETRPTARTRVIVGMSGGVDSSVAAWLLKDQGYQVEGLFMKNWDEDDGTEYCTAMTDLADAQAVAETIGIKLHTASFAAEYWDRVFEHFLSEYTAGRTPNPDILCNKEVKFRAFLDYAVTLGADYIATGHYTRQRPLDDGSGKAQLLKGLDPNKDQSYFLHAVSGERIARTLFPVGELEKPEVRRIAEAQGFVTHDKKDSTGICFIGERKFTDFLKQYLPAQPGDIETPDGKVIGRHQGLMYHTIGQRQGLGIGGLSDFGDQPWYVAEKDLDRNVLIAVQGKQHPLLFSRGLVSGPIDWVAGEAPAHRFRCKAKTRYRQPDQDCEVQVLEHGVKVIFDDAQRAVTPGQSVVFYDGEVCLGGGVIEETWRDGEALPARVAALPQQEAGA; from the coding sequence ATTGAAGTATTCATGACACACGCAACCGAAACACGTCCCACAGCACGCACCCGAGTGATCGTCGGCATGTCCGGCGGTGTGGACTCGTCTGTCGCAGCCTGGCTGCTGAAAGACCAGGGTTACCAGGTCGAAGGGCTGTTCATGAAGAACTGGGACGAAGATGACGGTACTGAATACTGCACGGCCATGACCGACCTGGCAGACGCGCAGGCGGTTGCCGAGACCATCGGCATCAAGCTTCACACCGCCAGCTTCGCCGCCGAGTACTGGGATCGGGTGTTTGAACACTTTTTGTCCGAGTACACCGCTGGACGCACGCCCAATCCCGACATCCTTTGCAATAAGGAAGTAAAGTTCCGCGCGTTTCTGGATTACGCCGTTACCCTGGGGGCCGACTACATAGCCACCGGGCACTACACGCGTCAGCGTCCGCTCGATGATGGCTCGGGCAAAGCCCAACTGCTCAAGGGGCTCGACCCCAATAAGGACCAGAGCTACTTTCTGCACGCGGTCTCCGGCGAACGGATCGCCCGAACCCTGTTCCCGGTGGGAGAGCTGGAAAAACCGGAAGTCCGACGGATTGCCGAAGCCCAGGGCTTTGTCACCCACGACAAAAAGGACTCCACCGGTATCTGTTTCATCGGCGAACGCAAGTTCACTGACTTCCTGAAGCAGTATCTTCCGGCCCAGCCCGGTGACATCGAAACGCCGGACGGCAAGGTTATTGGCCGACATCAGGGCCTGATGTACCACACCATCGGACAACGCCAGGGGCTTGGGATCGGCGGACTCAGCGATTTCGGAGACCAGCCCTGGTACGTGGCGGAAAAGGACCTCGACAGAAACGTGCTGATCGCGGTGCAGGGCAAACAGCACCCGCTGCTGTTCTCTCGAGGGCTTGTATCCGGCCCCATTGACTGGGTGGCAGGCGAAGCACCAGCCCATCGCTTCCGTTGCAAGGCCAAGACCCGCTACCGGCAGCCGGATCAGGACTGCGAAGTCCAGGTTCTGGAGCACGGCGTCAAGGTGATCTTTGACGATGCCCAGAGGGCCGTCACGCCTGGTCAGTCGGTCGTATTCTATGACGGCGAGGTTTGTCTGGGCGGTGGTGTAATAGAAGAAACCTGGCGCGATGGCGAAGCACTGCCCGCGCGTGTAGCCGCATTGCCACAACAGGAAGCCGGTGCATGA
- the purB gene encoding adenylosuccinate lyase: MELTALTAISPVDGRYGNKVSVFRDIFSEYGLIRNRVTVEIRWLQKLAAHPEIAEVPAFSSEANAFLDKLVSEFGLPDAERIKDIERTTNHDVKAVEYFIKEKIADVPELHAVTEFVHFACTSEDINNLSHALMLREGLDHGLLPAMDRVVARLGELAQTHAEQPMLSRTHGQTASPTTVGKELANVVHRLRRQLKQIRATELLGKINGAVGNYNAHLSAYPSIDWSANAREFIESLGLDWNPYTTQIEPHDYIAELYDAVARFNTILIDLDRDIWGYISLGYFKQKTVEGEVGSSTMPHKVNPIDFENSEGNLGIANALLGHLSAKLPISRWQRDLTDSTVLRNLGVGFAHSLIAYEATLKGLGKLEINPARLDEDLDHAWEVLAEPIQTVMRRYNIEKPYEKLKALTRGKAMTPEVIKNFVETLDIPEAAKNELMALTPGSYIGNAIDQARNI, translated from the coding sequence ATGGAACTCACCGCCCTGACCGCCATTTCCCCGGTCGACGGACGTTACGGCAACAAAGTCAGCGTCTTCCGAGACATATTCAGTGAATATGGCCTGATCAGGAACCGCGTAACCGTCGAAATTCGCTGGCTCCAGAAGCTGGCAGCTCACCCGGAGATTGCGGAGGTTCCCGCCTTTTCATCCGAGGCAAACGCGTTTCTCGACAAGCTGGTCAGTGAATTCGGGCTGCCGGATGCGGAGCGCATCAAAGACATTGAGCGCACGACCAATCACGACGTTAAAGCCGTCGAATACTTTATCAAGGAAAAGATCGCTGACGTTCCAGAGCTTCACGCCGTCACCGAGTTTGTGCATTTTGCCTGCACCTCTGAAGACATCAACAACCTCTCTCACGCCCTGATGTTACGGGAAGGTCTGGACCATGGCCTGTTGCCAGCCATGGACCGCGTGGTCGCCAGGCTTGGCGAACTGGCCCAGACCCACGCGGAACAGCCGATGCTCTCCCGCACCCACGGCCAGACCGCCTCCCCGACCACCGTCGGCAAGGAACTGGCGAATGTGGTTCATCGCCTGCGGCGACAGCTGAAACAGATTCGCGCCACCGAATTGCTGGGCAAGATCAATGGTGCGGTTGGCAACTACAACGCTCACCTGTCGGCCTACCCCAGCATTGACTGGTCGGCCAATGCCCGAGAATTCATCGAAAGCCTCGGCCTGGACTGGAACCCTTACACCACCCAGATTGAGCCCCACGACTACATCGCCGAACTGTACGATGCGGTTGCCCGCTTCAACACCATTCTGATCGACCTGGATCGCGATATCTGGGGCTACATCTCCCTGGGCTACTTCAAGCAGAAGACCGTGGAAGGCGAAGTGGGTTCCTCCACCATGCCCCACAAGGTAAATCCGATCGATTTCGAGAACTCCGAAGGCAATCTGGGAATCGCCAATGCGCTGCTCGGGCATCTGTCGGCCAAGCTCCCGATTTCCCGCTGGCAGCGAGATCTGACTGACTCCACCGTACTGCGCAACCTTGGGGTCGGATTTGCCCACAGCCTGATCGCCTATGAAGCCACCCTGAAGGGCCTTGGCAAGCTGGAGATTAATCCGGCACGTCTTGATGAGGACCTTGACCATGCCTGGGAAGTACTCGCCGAGCCAATTCAGACGGTCATGCGTCGATACAACATCGAAAAGCCCTATGAAAAACTCAAGGCCTTGACCCGCGGCAAGGCAATGACGCCAGAAGTGATCAAGAATTTCGTTGAGACACTCGACATCCCCGAGGCTGCCAAAAACGAGTTGATGGCGTTGACTCCGGGCAGCTACATTGGCAACGCCATCGATCAGGCACGCAACATCTGA
- the clpS gene encoding ATP-dependent Clp protease adapter ClpS, with product MRTIEDSLLVFNQGEDEQPGRQDDLSVAPEKPALKHPARYRVVLLNDDYTPMDFVVDVLMTFFGMNEEKATQVMLLVHTQGKAVCGVYTRDIAETKAAQVNQYSSECEHPLLCEIERAD from the coding sequence ATGCGGACTATCGAAGATTCTCTACTAGTATTTAATCAAGGGGAGGACGAACAACCGGGACGACAGGACGATCTCAGCGTTGCGCCCGAAAAACCCGCCCTGAAGCACCCGGCGAGGTATCGCGTGGTGTTATTGAACGACGATTACACGCCCATGGATTTTGTGGTGGACGTGTTGATGACCTTCTTCGGTATGAACGAAGAAAAGGCGACGCAGGTGATGCTGCTCGTCCATACGCAAGGAAAAGCCGTATGTGGGGTATATACCCGAGACATCGCAGAAACAAAGGCGGCACAGGTGAACCAGTATTCCTCGGAATGCGAACATCCGCTCCTTTGCGAGATTGAACGTGCGGACTGA